One bacterium genomic window, TGAAAGGAGGAAAGGAATGGGATTGACAAAAGTCACGACAAAACTTACGAGTCTCAATATCCCTCATGGAACATACGAAGAGATCTTTTTAGTAGATACCGGAGCCACGGACTCTATGGTTCCTGCTGACAAATTGGAAGAGATTGGAGTTGTCAAAGAGGGAAGGATGTCCTATGAACTGGCTGATGGAACTGTAAAGGAATATCCTTATGGTCTTGTTCGGATTGAGTTCATGGGTGAAACTACTGCTGGCCGTGTTATTTTCGGAGAACGTGATTCAGAACCTATCTTAGGTGTCACTGCATTAGAATCTGTGGGAATAATGGTTGACCCTACGACTAAAACCTTGAAAAGACTGCCAGCAATCCCACTGAAGTAACAGTTATTGGCTTGTGAAAAAGTATGAAACCTAACAACTTGCTGCAGCCGACCACCAAAGGCGGCAGCTGAGCGAGGAAATTTTTTGATTGACATACAAATTTGTAAGTGTTCAGCCACAAAGACACTAAGACACAAAAATAGAGCAGTAGAGCAGTAGAGCAACAGAGCAGTAGTTAAAGACTTTTCTGAAAGTTCCAGAACTGCTGATCTATTGCTCTAATGTTCTCTACGACACATACTTTTGTGTCTTTGTGCCTTGGTGGCTGAACGGTTACTATACTTTTTTAGTAATCGGTGAAATCTGTGGTTTCTTTTGGTGGCAGCTAGGCGGCGATATGTAGTATTTACCAATCACCATCGAGGAGGGAATATCCAAAAGTGCGTAAGACCTTTCTAATAGCTCTGATTTTTTTGTTGCTTGCTTCCGAGGGGGCATCGGAAGAAATTTTGACGCTGGAAAAATGTGTGGA contains:
- a CDS encoding retroviral-like aspartic protease family protein, which translates into the protein MGLTKVTTKLTSLNIPHGTYEEIFLVDTGATDSMVPADKLEEIGVVKEGRMSYELADGTVKEYPYGLVRIEFMGETTAGRVIFGERDSEPILGVTALESVGIMVDPTTKTLKRLPAIPLK